One stretch of Pseudoxanthomonas sp. Root65 DNA includes these proteins:
- the nadC gene encoding carboxylating nicotinate-nucleotide diphosphorylase, with the protein MSTQLTPPPADVIAADVSRALAEDVGGGDVTSALLPDTADIAYLLCKEEAVIAGRPWFDACHRALDPDVRIEWRVQDGDRVTAGTVLATLAGRARALVTAERASLNFLQTLSGTATVTAAYVEAVRGTGCTILDTRKTLPGLRLAQKYAVRCGGGQNHRIGLYDAVMLKENHVRAAGSLVAAIRAARSAQPSLPLIVEVETLAQLDEALAAGCERILIDDFDAETRREAVRRARAAPYAGRIPLEVSGGVDLTTLRGIAADGVDFVSIGGLTKHVRAIDLSMKLGPAP; encoded by the coding sequence ATGAGCACGCAACTGACGCCGCCGCCCGCCGACGTCATCGCTGCGGACGTCAGTCGCGCGCTGGCCGAGGATGTCGGCGGCGGCGACGTCACCTCAGCGCTGTTGCCGGACACCGCCGACATCGCCTACCTGCTGTGCAAGGAAGAAGCCGTCATCGCCGGCCGCCCGTGGTTCGATGCCTGCCACCGCGCGCTCGATCCCGACGTGCGGATCGAATGGCGCGTGCAGGACGGCGACCGCGTCACCGCCGGCACCGTGCTGGCCACGCTGGCCGGGCGCGCGCGTGCGCTGGTCACCGCCGAACGCGCGTCGCTGAATTTCCTGCAGACCCTGTCCGGCACGGCCACCGTCACCGCCGCGTACGTGGAGGCGGTGCGCGGCACCGGCTGCACCATCCTGGACACCCGCAAGACCCTGCCCGGCCTGCGGCTGGCGCAGAAATACGCCGTGCGCTGCGGCGGCGGACAGAACCACCGCATCGGTCTGTACGACGCGGTGATGCTGAAGGAGAACCACGTCCGTGCCGCCGGCTCGCTGGTGGCGGCCATCCGCGCGGCCCGCAGCGCGCAGCCGTCGCTGCCGCTGATCGTGGAAGTGGAGACGCTGGCGCAGCTCGACGAAGCCCTGGCAGCGGGGTGCGAGCGCATCCTGATCGACGACTTCGATGCCGAGACCCGGCGCGAGGCGGTGCGTCGCGCCAGGGCCGCACCGTATGCCGGCCGCATCCCGCTCGAAGTCTCCGGGGGCGTCGACCTGACCACGCTGCGCGGCATCGCGGCCGACGGGGTCGACTTCGTCTCGATCGGCGGCCTGACCAAGCACGTCCGCGCCATCGACCTGTCGATGAAGCTCGGTCCAGCGCCATGA
- the purE gene encoding 5-(carboxyamino)imidazole ribonucleotide mutase, protein MTASVSSPVVGIVMGSRSDWETMQHAAHKLDALGVPYEVKVVSAHRTPDVLFAYADEAASRGLRAIIAGAGGAAHLPGMLAAKTVVPVLGVPVQSKALNGMDSLLSIVQMPAGIPVATFAIGNAGAANAGLFAAALLAPEYPAIGAALDAFRTRQTDDVMAHDDPRLPL, encoded by the coding sequence ATGACCGCCAGCGTTTCCAGCCCCGTGGTGGGCATCGTGATGGGCTCCCGCTCCGACTGGGAGACCATGCAGCATGCCGCGCACAAACTGGATGCGCTGGGTGTTCCCTACGAGGTGAAGGTGGTCTCGGCGCATCGCACGCCGGACGTGCTGTTCGCCTATGCGGACGAAGCGGCATCGCGCGGCCTGCGGGCGATCATCGCCGGCGCCGGCGGCGCGGCGCACCTGCCCGGCATGCTGGCGGCGAAGACCGTAGTGCCGGTACTAGGCGTGCCGGTGCAGTCGAAGGCGCTCAACGGCATGGACTCGCTGCTGTCCATCGTGCAGATGCCGGCCGGCATCCCGGTGGCGACGTTCGCGATCGGCAACGCGGGTGCCGCGAATGCCGGCCTGTTCGCTGCCGCACTGCTGGCGCCGGAGTATCCGGCCATCGGTGCCGCGCTCGATGCCTTCCGCACACGCCAGACCGACGACGTCATGGCGCACGACGATCCCCGCCTGCCGCTATGA
- a CDS encoding cytochrome c1 encodes MTKTFASRLAVFASGLLISFSVFAAGGGEKLQAGNDLGDRASLQRGAQLYMNYCAGCHSLKYMRYSRMAEDLGLTEDEVMNNLNFTGAKFGEQIQVSMPHDPATKWFGKMPPDLSVISRVRGSDWIYTYLKSFYLDESRPLGWNNKLFPNASMPNPLWELQGLQHAEFGQPDPATGERHVESLKVTQAGRQDAREFDQTARDITNFLEYVGEPAALKRQSIGVWVILFLSALTFLAYLLKQEYWKDVH; translated from the coding sequence ATGACTAAGACTTTCGCCTCTCGCCTAGCTGTCTTCGCCAGCGGGTTGCTGATTTCGTTCTCCGTGTTCGCCGCCGGCGGCGGCGAGAAGCTGCAGGCCGGCAACGACCTGGGCGACCGCGCGTCGCTGCAGCGTGGTGCCCAGCTGTACATGAACTACTGCGCCGGCTGCCACTCGCTGAAGTACATGCGCTATTCGCGCATGGCCGAGGACCTGGGCCTGACCGAAGACGAGGTGATGAACAACCTCAACTTCACCGGCGCCAAGTTCGGCGAGCAGATCCAGGTATCGATGCCGCACGACCCGGCCACCAAGTGGTTCGGCAAGATGCCGCCGGACCTGAGCGTCATCTCGCGCGTGCGTGGCAGCGACTGGATCTACACCTACCTCAAGTCGTTCTACCTGGACGAGTCGCGTCCGCTGGGCTGGAACAACAAGCTGTTCCCCAACGCGTCCATGCCCAATCCGCTGTGGGAGCTTCAGGGCCTGCAGCACGCCGAGTTCGGCCAGCCCGACCCGGCCACCGGCGAGCGGCACGTGGAAAGCCTCAAGGTGACCCAGGCCGGGCGCCAGGATGCGCGCGAGTTCGACCAGACGGCGCGCGACATCACCAACTTCCTGGAGTATGTCGGCGAGCCGGCGGCCCTGAAGCGCCAGAGCATCGGCGTGTGGGTGATCCTGTTCCTGTCGGCGCTGACGTTCCTGGCCTACCTGCTGAAGCAGGAGTACTGGAAGGACGTCCACTAA
- a CDS encoding Trm112 family protein has translation MDRKLLDLLCCPTTRQPLAMLDARGLEALNRAIAEGQVKRADDTAQTEPLREALVTHDRKTVYRVEDGIPVLLAEEAIATAQAGDFPSR, from the coding sequence ATGGACCGCAAATTGCTGGACCTGCTCTGCTGTCCCACCACCCGCCAGCCGCTGGCCATGCTCGATGCACGCGGATTGGAAGCGCTCAATCGCGCCATCGCCGAGGGCCAGGTCAAACGCGCCGACGACACCGCGCAGACCGAGCCGCTGCGCGAGGCGCTGGTGACGCACGACCGCAAGACCGTGTACCGCGTCGAGGACGGCATCCCCGTCCTGCTCGCCGAGGAAGCGATCGCCACCGCACAGGCCGGCGACTTCCCCTCACGATGA
- a CDS encoding YhgN family NAAT transporter, with protein sequence MTILSAALLLFLILDPLGNIPVFLSVLKPLPPRRQRIVVVRELLIALVVLMLFLWGGKYALEMMHLRQESVAIAGGIVLFLIGVRMIFPRPEGLMGELPGGEPFIVPLAIPLVAGPSGMAAVMLMGSNDPSRLGDWSLALLLAWGATAVILFSATVLYKWLGRRVLTAIERLMGMLLVAISVQMVLDGIGTYLKLTPPNI encoded by the coding sequence ATGACCATCCTGTCGGCGGCGCTGCTGCTGTTCCTGATCCTGGACCCGCTGGGTAACATCCCGGTGTTCCTCAGCGTGCTCAAGCCGCTGCCGCCGCGTCGCCAGCGCATCGTGGTGGTGCGCGAACTGCTGATCGCGCTGGTCGTGCTGATGCTGTTCCTGTGGGGCGGCAAATACGCGCTGGAAATGATGCACCTGCGGCAGGAGTCAGTGGCCATCGCCGGCGGCATCGTGCTGTTCCTGATCGGCGTGCGGATGATCTTTCCCCGGCCGGAAGGGCTGATGGGTGAACTGCCGGGCGGCGAGCCCTTCATTGTGCCGCTGGCCATTCCGCTGGTGGCCGGCCCCTCCGGCATGGCGGCGGTCATGCTGATGGGCAGCAACGACCCGTCCCGGCTCGGCGACTGGAGCCTGGCCCTGCTGCTGGCCTGGGGGGCCACGGCGGTGATCCTGTTCTCGGCGACGGTGCTCTACAAGTGGCTGGGCCGGCGGGTACTGACCGCCATCGAGCGCCTGATGGGCATGCTGCTGGTGGCCATCTCCGTGCAGATGGTGCTGGACGGCATCGGCACCTACCTCAAGCTGACCCCCCCCAACATCTGA
- a CDS encoding 5-(carboxyamino)imidazole ribonucleotide synthase: MTTVGILGGGQLARMLALSGAPLGLRFLVMDTAADACAGQFAPLLVGDYRDEAALAEFASKVDVATFDFENVPSESAEWLASRVPVFPNPRALAVAQDRLVEKTLFRDLGIPVGPFADVDSLDALKANVGRLGGACILKTRRLGYDGKGQFRIKSPADVDAAWQALGAQAATVGLIVEAFIPFERELSVIAVRSRDGEFRTWPLTENWHVDGVLSASLAPACVDDALAEAAYAHARRLAEALNYVGVFALELFYRDGELLANEMAPRVHNSGHWTIEGAETSQFQNHLRAVLGLPLGETRVLGHACMLNWIGEMPDARAVLQEAGGHWHDYGKESRAGRKVGHATLRAEDASSLAQALARVGAGLGRDAQVAPVVARLSA, encoded by the coding sequence ATGACGACGGTAGGCATCCTGGGGGGCGGGCAGTTGGCCCGCATGCTGGCGCTCTCGGGCGCGCCGCTCGGCCTGCGCTTCCTGGTGATGGATACCGCCGCTGACGCGTGCGCGGGCCAGTTCGCGCCGCTGCTGGTCGGCGACTATCGCGACGAGGCCGCGCTGGCCGAATTCGCCTCGAAGGTGGACGTGGCCACGTTCGATTTCGAGAACGTGCCGTCCGAGAGCGCCGAGTGGCTCGCCAGCCGCGTCCCCGTATTCCCCAATCCGCGCGCGCTGGCCGTGGCGCAGGATCGTCTGGTGGAGAAGACCCTCTTCCGTGACCTCGGCATCCCCGTCGGCCCGTTCGCGGATGTCGACAGCCTGGATGCGTTGAAGGCCAACGTCGGGCGGCTGGGGGGTGCGTGCATCCTCAAGACGCGTCGACTGGGATACGACGGCAAGGGCCAGTTCCGCATCAAGTCGCCGGCGGATGTCGATGCCGCGTGGCAGGCGCTGGGCGCGCAGGCCGCCACGGTTGGCCTGATCGTCGAAGCCTTCATTCCGTTCGAGCGGGAGTTGTCGGTGATCGCGGTACGCAGTCGCGATGGCGAATTCCGTACCTGGCCGCTGACCGAAAACTGGCATGTCGACGGCGTGCTGTCGGCAAGCCTGGCGCCCGCATGCGTCGATGACGCCCTGGCCGAGGCGGCGTATGCGCATGCGCGGCGATTGGCCGAGGCGCTGAACTACGTGGGCGTGTTCGCGCTGGAGCTGTTCTATCGTGACGGCGAGCTGCTCGCCAATGAGATGGCCCCGCGCGTGCACAACTCCGGCCACTGGACGATCGAAGGCGCGGAAACGTCGCAGTTCCAGAATCATCTGCGCGCGGTGCTTGGCCTGCCACTGGGCGAGACGCGGGTACTCGGCCACGCCTGCATGCTCAACTGGATCGGCGAGATGCCGGATGCGCGCGCCGTGCTGCAGGAAGCCGGTGGGCACTGGCACGACTACGGCAAGGAATCCCGTGCCGGTCGCAAGGTCGGCCACGCCACGCTGAGAGCGGAGGATGCGTCTTCGCTGGCGCAGGCGCTGGCGCGCGTGGGCGCAGGCCTGGGGCGCGACGCGCAGGTGGCACCGGTCGTCGCGCGCCTGTCCGCGTAG
- a CDS encoding Fe-Mn family superoxide dismutase, giving the protein MAIELPPLPYDRTALEPHISGETIDFHYSKHHKTYVDNLNKLIEGTEFADASLEEIVRKSQGGMFNNAAQVWNHTFYWNGLKPNGGGEPTGKLAELINKTFGDFAKFKEEFTKTAIGTFGSGWGWLVQRPDGSLALVSTSNAATPLTGEDKPLLTIDVWEHAYYIDYRNARPKYVESFWALVNWDFVAGNLR; this is encoded by the coding sequence ATGGCCATCGAACTGCCCCCCCTGCCCTACGACCGCACCGCCCTGGAGCCGCACATCTCCGGCGAGACCATCGATTTCCACTACAGCAAGCACCACAAGACCTACGTCGACAACCTCAACAAGCTGATCGAAGGCACCGAGTTCGCCGACGCGTCGTTGGAAGAGATCGTGCGCAAGTCGCAGGGCGGCATGTTCAACAACGCCGCGCAGGTGTGGAACCACACCTTCTATTGGAATGGCCTGAAGCCCAACGGCGGCGGCGAGCCGACCGGCAAGCTGGCCGAGCTGATCAACAAGACCTTCGGCGATTTCGCCAAGTTCAAGGAAGAGTTCACCAAGACCGCCATCGGCACCTTCGGCTCCGGCTGGGGCTGGCTGGTGCAGCGCCCGGATGGCTCGCTGGCGCTGGTCAGCACCTCCAACGCCGCCACCCCGCTGACCGGCGAGGACAAGCCGTTGCTGACCATCGACGTGTGGGAACACGCCTACTACATCGACTACCGCAATGCGCGCCCGAAGTACGTGGAATCGTTCTGGGCGCTGGTGAACTGGGACTTCGTGGCCGGCAACCTGCGCTGA
- a CDS encoding SDR family NAD(P)-dependent oxidoreductase produces the protein MSLVGLPTRAPRALDQRVVLVSGAHGGLGSAAAVACAEAGATVVLLGRRLPKLNRVYDAVAKVGAEPLLYPLDLEGATPDDYAELADRLQAELGRLDGVLHCAAEFKGLTPLEHTDPAAFARIVHVNLTAPWWLSQACLPLLKQSDDAALVFSVDDLGRVGQAYWGAYGVAQHGLASLVGMLHAELATGSVRVSALQPGPMRTALRSRAYADDTDAQARDAGDYAAACVTLLSSAGAAHRGEIWKVRA, from the coding sequence GTGAGCCTGGTCGGCCTGCCGACGCGCGCGCCTCGCGCGCTGGACCAGCGTGTCGTGCTGGTCAGTGGCGCCCATGGCGGCCTGGGCAGTGCGGCGGCGGTCGCGTGCGCCGAAGCCGGCGCGACGGTCGTGCTGCTGGGACGCAGGCTGCCCAAGTTGAATCGCGTGTACGACGCCGTCGCGAAGGTCGGTGCCGAGCCGCTGCTGTATCCGCTCGACCTAGAGGGCGCGACGCCCGATGACTACGCCGAACTGGCCGATCGCCTGCAGGCGGAACTGGGCCGGCTGGATGGCGTGCTGCATTGCGCGGCCGAGTTCAAGGGCCTGACGCCGCTCGAGCACACCGATCCGGCGGCCTTTGCCCGCATCGTGCACGTCAACCTCACCGCACCCTGGTGGCTGTCGCAGGCCTGCCTGCCCTTGCTCAAGCAGTCGGATGACGCCGCCCTGGTCTTCAGTGTCGACGACCTTGGCCGGGTGGGGCAGGCGTACTGGGGTGCCTACGGCGTGGCCCAGCACGGGCTTGCGTCGCTGGTGGGCATGCTGCATGCCGAACTGGCCACCGGCAGCGTGCGGGTTTCCGCGCTGCAGCCCGGGCCCATGCGCACGGCGCTGCGTTCGCGGGCCTATGCCGACGACACCGACGCGCAGGCGCGCGATGCCGGCGACTACGCCGCCGCCTGTGTCACCCTGCTGTCATCTGCCGGCGCCGCGCACAGGGGGGAGATATGGAAGGTGCGGGCATGA
- a CDS encoding glutathione S-transferase N-terminal domain-containing protein: MAASPRMRNTLTLFSSTDDVLCHRVRLVLAAKGVSYDLVPVDPQNPPEDLIDLNPYHSVPTLVERDLVLYAASVVSEYLDERYPHPPLMPVDPLSRARLRLAMLRIEHDWVPQVQAIQLGNKQQAEAGRKRLKELLTASVPLFKASKFFLNPEMSLADCAMAPIIWRLPSLDVPLPKDGKAIEDYGNRIFRHPGFLRSLTDPEKKLREIPV; encoded by the coding sequence ATGGCTGCGAGCCCACGTATGCGCAATACACTGACGTTGTTTTCCTCCACCGATGACGTGCTCTGCCACCGCGTGCGGCTGGTGCTCGCCGCCAAGGGCGTGAGCTACGACCTGGTGCCGGTGGATCCGCAGAATCCGCCCGAAGACCTCATCGATCTGAATCCCTACCACTCCGTGCCCACGCTGGTGGAACGCGATCTGGTGCTGTACGCCGCCTCGGTGGTGAGCGAATACCTCGACGAGCGTTATCCGCATCCGCCGCTGATGCCGGTCGATCCGCTGTCCCGCGCGCGCCTGCGCCTGGCCATGCTGCGCATCGAACACGACTGGGTGCCGCAGGTGCAGGCCATCCAGCTGGGCAACAAGCAGCAGGCCGAAGCGGGCCGCAAGCGCCTGAAGGAACTGCTGACCGCCTCGGTGCCGCTGTTCAAGGCGAGCAAGTTCTTCCTCAATCCCGAGATGAGCCTGGCCGATTGTGCGATGGCCCCGATCATCTGGCGCCTGCCGTCGCTGGACGTGCCGCTGCCCAAGGACGGCAAGGCGATCGAGGACTATGGCAACCGCATCTTCCGGCATCCCGGCTTCCTCCGCAGCCTGACGGATCCCGAGAAGAAACTGCGCGAGATCCCGGTCTGA
- a CDS encoding lytic transglycosylase domain-containing protein, whose translation MRGTLTLLAMLAALTALPASAGTLYKCTGADGVPAYVSKRVSGSRCEVVSRYTPDRSRPTQVASVSRPVETTPAIGAANAPALSDSASAIVPAAVTAPVPAATGPRRVVSGQVYSYIKDGVRHYTSARPQGGTQVASLRTIKYSYIETCFACGNPGVDFGRLRLNTSAYQAEIAAASREFGVEEAVLRAIMHAESSYNPMALSHAGAQGLMQLMPATARRFGVTDSYNAGQNIRGGAQYLSWLLKRFNGNLTLAAAGYNAGEGAVDRHGGVPPYKETQRYVQRVAVLADRYRQAVAAR comes from the coding sequence ATGAGGGGGACTCTGACGCTTCTGGCCATGCTGGCCGCGTTGACCGCACTGCCGGCCAGCGCGGGCACGCTGTACAAGTGCACCGGCGCCGACGGTGTGCCGGCGTACGTCAGCAAGCGTGTCAGCGGTTCCCGCTGCGAAGTCGTGAGCCGCTACACGCCCGACCGCAGCCGCCCGACCCAGGTCGCCTCGGTCTCCCGTCCTGTCGAAACCACCCCGGCCATCGGGGCCGCCAATGCCCCGGCGCTGTCCGATTCGGCCAGTGCCATCGTCCCGGCCGCCGTCACGGCGCCGGTACCCGCCGCGACCGGTCCGCGCCGCGTGGTCAGCGGGCAGGTCTATTCCTATATCAAGGATGGCGTGCGCCACTACACCAGCGCGCGTCCGCAGGGCGGCACCCAGGTGGCCAGCCTGCGCACCATCAAGTACAGCTACATCGAAACCTGCTTCGCCTGCGGCAACCCGGGCGTCGATTTCGGCCGGCTGCGGCTGAATACCTCCGCCTACCAGGCCGAGATCGCCGCGGCCTCGCGCGAGTTCGGCGTGGAAGAGGCCGTGCTGCGCGCGATCATGCACGCCGAGTCCTCGTACAACCCGATGGCGCTGTCGCATGCCGGCGCGCAGGGCCTGATGCAGCTGATGCCGGCCACGGCGCGCCGGTTCGGCGTGACCGATTCCTACAACGCCGGCCAGAACATCCGCGGCGGCGCGCAGTACCTGTCCTGGCTGCTGAAGCGCTTCAACGGCAACCTGACGCTGGCCGCCGCCGGCTACAACGCCGGTGAGGGCGCGGTGGACCGCCACGGTGGCGTGCCGCCGTACAAGGAAACCCAACGCTACGTGCAGCGCGTGGCCGTGCTGGCCGACCGCTACCGCCAGGCCGTCGCCGCGCGCTGA
- the grxD gene encoding Grx4 family monothiol glutaredoxin, translated as MPVMERIQAEVDGHPIVLFMKGTPQFPMCGFSSRAVHALREAGAEHLHTINVLEEPEIRANLPRFSNWPTFPQLFINGELIGGCDITLELHESGELERIVTEAFAQ; from the coding sequence ATGCCGGTGATGGAACGCATCCAGGCCGAAGTGGATGGCCACCCGATCGTCCTTTTCATGAAGGGCACTCCGCAGTTCCCGATGTGCGGCTTCTCCAGTCGTGCCGTGCACGCGCTGCGCGAAGCGGGCGCCGAACATCTCCATACCATCAACGTGCTGGAAGAGCCCGAGATCCGCGCCAACCTGCCGCGCTTCTCCAACTGGCCGACGTTCCCGCAGCTTTTCATCAATGGCGAGCTGATCGGCGGTTGCGACATCACCCTGGAACTGCACGAATCCGGCGAGCTGGAGCGGATCGTGACCGAGGCGTTCGCCCAGTGA
- a CDS encoding DUF3301 domain-containing protein, producing MNLSPLSALMWLIAGGAAFAYWNAARAAAERAGALGRNACKAAGVIWLDQSVHANGLRLARGEDGWLGFERSFRFEYSHDGIDRHVGRLVLRKGQLVSFVGPVAPSITSIEPH from the coding sequence ATGAACCTGTCGCCGCTCAGTGCGCTGATGTGGCTGATCGCCGGCGGCGCGGCATTCGCGTACTGGAATGCGGCGCGAGCCGCCGCCGAACGCGCGGGCGCGCTGGGGCGTAACGCCTGCAAGGCCGCCGGCGTCATCTGGCTGGACCAGAGCGTCCATGCCAACGGCCTGCGCCTGGCCCGCGGCGAGGACGGCTGGCTGGGCTTCGAGCGAAGCTTCCGGTTCGAGTACTCGCACGATGGCATCGATCGCCATGTCGGGCGACTGGTCCTGCGCAAGGGTCAGCTGGTCTCGTTCGTGGGACCGGTGGCGCCGTCGATCACGTCGATCGAACCGCACTGA
- the petA gene encoding ubiquinol-cytochrome c reductase iron-sulfur subunit, whose product MAIDGVNGPVNTGRRRFLTATTAVVGAVGAGIAAVPFIKSWNPSARAKLAGAPVTADLTGLQEGQRLILEWRGQPIWIVKRSKAILDALPTLDGNLRDPQSANKDQQPSYITGEARSLKPEISVLVGLCTHLGCSPEMAAEIKPEPYDPDWKGGYFCPCHKSRFDMAGRVYQGVPAPTNLVVPPHYYENDTTIIVGLDPQGGA is encoded by the coding sequence ATGGCCATCGATGGGGTCAATGGGCCTGTGAATACGGGCCGACGCCGGTTCCTGACTGCGACCACCGCGGTGGTGGGTGCAGTGGGTGCCGGTATTGCAGCAGTACCTTTTATCAAGTCGTGGAATCCGAGCGCCCGCGCCAAGCTGGCCGGTGCCCCGGTGACCGCCGACCTGACCGGCCTGCAGGAAGGCCAGCGCCTGATCCTGGAATGGCGCGGCCAGCCGATCTGGATCGTCAAGCGCTCCAAGGCGATCCTGGACGCACTGCCCACCCTGGACGGCAACCTGCGCGACCCGCAGTCGGCCAACAAGGACCAGCAGCCGTCGTACATCACCGGTGAAGCGCGCTCGCTGAAGCCGGAGATCTCCGTGCTGGTCGGGCTGTGCACCCACCTGGGCTGCTCGCCGGAAATGGCCGCCGAGATCAAGCCGGAGCCGTACGACCCGGACTGGAAGGGCGGCTACTTCTGCCCCTGCCACAAGTCGCGTTTCGACATGGCCGGCCGCGTCTACCAGGGCGTGCCCGCACCCACCAACCTGGTGGTCCCGCCGCATTACTACGAGAACGACACGACCATCATCGTCGGCCTCGACCCGCAGGGGGGCGCATAA
- a CDS encoding cytochrome bc complex cytochrome b subunit, which translates to MANIITRTADGVVDWFNARAPGFMPVYRKHMSEYYAPKNFNIWYIFGVLSIVVLVNQILTGIFLTMHFKPSAAEAFASVEYIMRDVEWGWLIRYMHSTGASLFFIVVYIHMFRGLMYGSYQKPRELVWILGMLIYLVLMAEAFLGYVLPWGQMSFWGAKVIISLFGAIPVIGNGLTEWIMGDYLPSDATLNRFFALHVIALPLVLLLLVVLHIFALHEVGSNNPDGVEIKKGPKGNRWSPTAPADGVPFHPYYTVKDGFYVGGFLIFAAFIVFFAPAMGGWFLEHDNFTEANRLVTPEHIKPVWYYTPYYAMLRVVPHKLSGVLVMFGAIAILFLVPWLDRAKVKSYRYRGLLSKLLLGVFAICFIWLGKIGAGPGTDPVETIIGRFLTAFYFLFFLTMPIWTRIDKTKPVPDRVTTHD; encoded by the coding sequence ATGGCGAACATCATCACCCGTACCGCCGATGGCGTCGTGGACTGGTTCAACGCGCGCGCGCCGGGCTTCATGCCCGTGTACCGCAAGCACATGAGCGAGTATTACGCGCCCAAGAACTTCAACATCTGGTACATCTTCGGCGTGCTGTCGATCGTGGTGCTGGTCAACCAGATCCTGACCGGCATCTTCCTGACGATGCACTTCAAGCCAAGCGCGGCGGAAGCCTTCGCCTCGGTCGAATACATCATGCGCGACGTGGAGTGGGGCTGGCTGATCCGCTACATGCACAGCACCGGCGCCTCGCTGTTCTTCATCGTCGTCTACATCCACATGTTCCGCGGCCTGATGTACGGCTCGTACCAGAAGCCGCGCGAGCTGGTGTGGATCCTCGGCATGCTGATCTACCTGGTACTGATGGCCGAAGCCTTCTTGGGCTACGTGCTGCCGTGGGGCCAGATGTCGTTCTGGGGCGCGAAGGTCATCATCTCGCTGTTCGGCGCCATCCCGGTGATCGGCAACGGCCTGACCGAGTGGATCATGGGCGACTACCTGCCCAGCGACGCCACCCTCAACCGCTTCTTCGCGCTGCACGTCATCGCGCTGCCGCTGGTGCTGCTGCTGCTGGTGGTGCTGCACATCTTCGCGCTGCATGAAGTCGGCTCGAACAATCCGGATGGCGTGGAGATCAAGAAGGGACCGAAGGGCAACCGCTGGTCGCCGACGGCGCCGGCCGACGGCGTGCCGTTCCACCCGTACTACACGGTCAAGGATGGCTTCTACGTCGGTGGCTTCCTGATCTTCGCGGCCTTCATCGTGTTCTTCGCCCCCGCCATGGGCGGCTGGTTCCTGGAGCACGACAACTTCACCGAAGCCAACCGCCTGGTCACTCCGGAGCACATCAAGCCGGTGTGGTACTACACGCCCTACTACGCGATGTTGCGCGTGGTGCCGCACAAGCTGTCCGGCGTGCTGGTGATGTTCGGCGCCATCGCGATCCTGTTCCTGGTGCCGTGGCTGGACCGTGCCAAGGTCAAGTCCTACCGCTACCGCGGCCTGCTGTCCAAGCTGCTGCTGGGCGTGTTCGCCATCTGCTTCATCTGGCTGGGCAAGATCGGCGCCGGCCCGGGTACGGATCCGGTGGAGACGATCATCGGCCGCTTCCTGACCGCCTTCTACTTCCTGTTCTTCCTGACCATGCCGATCTGGACCAGGATCGACAAGACCAAGCCAGTGCCCGACCGGGTGACGACGCATGACTAA
- a CDS encoding ClpXP protease specificity-enhancing factor, which translates to MTDASSRMTSHRPYLLRALNEWIADNGMTPHLLVDATMAGVQVPASAVKEGKVVLNIAERAVVRLMIDNDAVSFTARFGGVSHAVHVPISAVLAIYSRETGQGMALPDDVPHDTDASGDDDVTTSQDTPPDDDAPPPAGKRPPFLRVVK; encoded by the coding sequence ATGACCGACGCCTCTTCCCGCATGACCAGCCATCGCCCCTATCTGCTGCGGGCGTTGAACGAATGGATTGCCGACAACGGCATGACGCCGCACCTGCTGGTGGACGCGACGATGGCGGGCGTGCAGGTGCCCGCAAGCGCGGTGAAGGAAGGCAAGGTGGTGTTGAACATCGCCGAGCGCGCCGTGGTGCGGCTGATGATCGACAACGATGCGGTCAGCTTCACCGCGAGGTTCGGCGGCGTCAGCCATGCGGTGCACGTGCCGATCAGCGCGGTGCTGGCGATCTATTCGCGCGAAACCGGTCAGGGCATGGCCCTGCCGGATGACGTGCCGCACGACACGGACGCCAGTGGCGACGATGACGTGACCACCTCGCAGGACACGCCGCCTGACGACGATGCGCCGCCACCCGCGGGCAAGCGTCCTCCGTTCCTGCGCGTGGTGAAGTAA